The Neodiprion virginianus isolate iyNeoVirg1 chromosome 5, iyNeoVirg1.1, whole genome shotgun sequence genome contains a region encoding:
- the LOC124304594 gene encoding uncharacterized protein LOC124304594 isoform X2, giving the protein MAKILLQVTVFAFLALSVSGQPISPQDVEGLLPQTPRTKNETVAAIIQDPVVKDAVQSVVGDGTLSGLVVKKDTVILPARTPDVVLSYKQQILMAPLSDLENIRKNITEAATLKAEEEKSEDKDVEELGVVQVVPVDDREFPDPPIIRRSVPEPEKESTDSSQTKTEVHKLEISGIEESAIKLPEGVFPENISLPEIVEDKISAPVVAVVREKILPGSEKSVLTLSLAAPTESGIKKSDTTAWEKKEIPEYGARIPVAVIMPEESENPPVDIEARSQAPKEILAIFTVSGDESSLYQSDSGDMAVAEDIIFRPLFRYRQQQNDRTRVLENRVYYQKTPLYRGYRPPYDSTGDYGAPYKSYRRRQRPRYYEDY; this is encoded by the exons ATG GCAAAAATCCTCCTGCAGGTGACAGTCTTCGCGTTTTTGGCATTGTCCGTTTCCGGACAGCCGATAAGTCCGCAGGATGTCGAAGGACTCCTGCCGCAGACTCCAAGGACGAAGAATGAGACGGTCGCAGCTATCATCCAGGATCCCGTCGTGAAGGACGCCGTGCAATCGGTCGTCGGTGACGGAACGCTTTCCGGCCTTGTCGTCAAGAAGGACACCGTCATCCTGCCCGCCAGGACACCGGACGTG GTCTTGTCTTACAAACAGCAGATACTTATGGCCCCCCTTTCCGACCTCGAGAACATCCGTAAGAACATCACGGAAGCCGCGACTCTCAAAGCAGAGGAGGAAAAATCCGAGGACAAGGACGTCGAGGAGCTTGGAGTGGTCCAAGTAGTTCCTGTCGATGATCGGGAGTTTCCTGATCCTCCGATAATTCGTCGCAGCGTCCCGGAACCGGAAAAG GAATCGACCGATTCTTCTCAGACAAAGACCGAAGTTCACAAGTTGGAGATTTCGGGCATCGAAGAAAGCGCGATCAAACTTCCCGAGGGAGTTTTCCCGGAGAATATCAGCCTGCCGGAGATAGTCGAGGATAAAATATCGGCCCCAGTTGTAGCGGttgtgagagaaaaaattttacccggTTCTGAAAAATCCGTGCTTACTCTTTCCCTGGCTGCGCCAACGGAATCGGGGATTAAAAAAAGCGACACAACCGCCTgggagaaaaaggaaattcCGGAATACGGAGCAAGGATTCCAGTCGCTGTAATTATGCCCGAGGAATCGGAGAATCCGCCGGTTGACATCGAG gCTAGAAGCCAGGCGCCGAAGGAAATTTTAGCAATTTTCACCGTCTCCGGAGACGAAAGTTCTCTTTATCAGAGCGATTCCGGGGATATGGCCGTGGCCGAGGATATTATCTTCAGGCCTCTTTTCCGCTATCGCCAACAGCAGAACGACCGCACCAGAGTTTTGGAAAATAGAGTGTATTATCAGAAAACTCCGTTGTACCGAGGATACAGACCCCCGTACGATTCGACCGGGGATTATGGGGCACCGTATAAATCCTACAGGAGACGCCAGAGACCCAGATATTATGAGGATTATTGA
- the LOC124304596 gene encoding holotricin-3-like isoform X1: MLRPTYIQFLYSQVLIFAVFACVYGILSVDGSPVGPEVGTGGADFQSVPGFEGDVSPGDNSDLDAEASHWRYSSYYKPRWSGYGGWGWGGRIGYGWGGGGWGGGGWGGRGHGWHSNYWY; the protein is encoded by the exons ATGTTGCGACCAACGTATATT CAATTTTTGTACTCTCAGGTTTTGATTTTCGCCGTCTTTGCCTGTGTCTACGGGATATTATCGGTCGACGGATCTCCAGTCGGACCGGAAGTTGGCACAGGAGGTGCAGATTTTCAGTCTGTCCCAGGTTTCGAGGGTGATGTATCACCGGGTGACAACAGTGACCTAGACGCTGAAGCCTCGCACTGGAG ATACTCGAGCTACTACAAACCCAGATGGAGCGGTTACGGGGGTTGGGGATGGGGTGGCAGAATTGGATATGGATGGGGCGGTGGTGGTTGGGGCGGCGGTGGTTGGGGCGGTAGAGGACATGGATGGCATTCGAACTACTGGTACTAG
- the LOC124304595 gene encoding uncharacterized protein LOC124304595: MAFNTIFLILTITSYALTMPVQVADDRHLAVAETSTQGDVSQDFAGLQEEGTTAIVGQEDSTIASTTLVPLVGQDLEKRSVEVVPKANEDLETAAGTNLLRPLFVYRQQVAYRQRIRNARRRGSRFF; the protein is encoded by the exons ATG gCATTCAACACAATCTTTTTGATCCTGACCATCACCTCCTACGCTCTGACAATGCCGGTTCAGGTCGCCGACGACAGGCATTTGGCTGTTGCCGAAACCTCAACCCAAGGTGATGTCAGTCAAGATTTTGCCGGGTTGCAAGAAGAAGGAACAACCGCGATAGTCGGCCAAGAAGATTCTACAATCGCGTCTACGACTCTTGTGCCTCTCGTTGGCCAAGACCTGGAAAAACGCAGCGTCGAAGTGGTACCGAAGGCTAACGAGGACCTCGAAACCGCGGCCGGAACCAATCTGCTCCGACCTCTTTTCGTCTACCGTCAGCAAGTCGCCTACCGGCAGCGCATCAGGAACGCGAGACGCCGTGGTAGCCGCTTCTTTTGA
- the LOC124304594 gene encoding uncharacterized protein LOC124304594 isoform X3 has protein sequence MAKILLQVTVFAFLALSVSGQPISPQDVEGLLPQTPRTKNETVAAIIQDPVVKDAVQSVVGDGTLSGLVVKKDTVILPARTPDVLSYKQQILMAPLSDLENIRKNITEAATLKAEEEKSEDKDVEELGVVQVVPVDDREFPDPPIIRRSVPEPEKQESTDSSQTKTEVHKLEISGIEESAIKLPEGVFPENISLPEIVEDKISAPVVAVVREKILPGSEKSVLTLSLAAPTESGIKKSDTTAWEKKEIPEYGARIPVAVIMPEESENPPVDIEARSQAPKEILAIFTVSGDESSLYQSDSGDMAVAEDIIFRPLFRYRQQQNDRTRVLENRVYYQKTPLYRGYRPPYDSTGDYGAPYKSYRRRQRPRYYEDY, from the exons ATG GCAAAAATCCTCCTGCAGGTGACAGTCTTCGCGTTTTTGGCATTGTCCGTTTCCGGACAGCCGATAAGTCCGCAGGATGTCGAAGGACTCCTGCCGCAGACTCCAAGGACGAAGAATGAGACGGTCGCAGCTATCATCCAGGATCCCGTCGTGAAGGACGCCGTGCAATCGGTCGTCGGTGACGGAACGCTTTCCGGCCTTGTCGTCAAGAAGGACACCGTCATCCTGCCCGCCAGGACACCGGAC GTCTTGTCTTACAAACAGCAGATACTTATGGCCCCCCTTTCCGACCTCGAGAACATCCGTAAGAACATCACGGAAGCCGCGACTCTCAAAGCAGAGGAGGAAAAATCCGAGGACAAGGACGTCGAGGAGCTTGGAGTGGTCCAAGTAGTTCCTGTCGATGATCGGGAGTTTCCTGATCCTCCGATAATTCGTCGCAGCGTCCCGGAACCGGAAAAG CAGGAATCGACCGATTCTTCTCAGACAAAGACCGAAGTTCACAAGTTGGAGATTTCGGGCATCGAAGAAAGCGCGATCAAACTTCCCGAGGGAGTTTTCCCGGAGAATATCAGCCTGCCGGAGATAGTCGAGGATAAAATATCGGCCCCAGTTGTAGCGGttgtgagagaaaaaattttacccggTTCTGAAAAATCCGTGCTTACTCTTTCCCTGGCTGCGCCAACGGAATCGGGGATTAAAAAAAGCGACACAACCGCCTgggagaaaaaggaaattcCGGAATACGGAGCAAGGATTCCAGTCGCTGTAATTATGCCCGAGGAATCGGAGAATCCGCCGGTTGACATCGAG gCTAGAAGCCAGGCGCCGAAGGAAATTTTAGCAATTTTCACCGTCTCCGGAGACGAAAGTTCTCTTTATCAGAGCGATTCCGGGGATATGGCCGTGGCCGAGGATATTATCTTCAGGCCTCTTTTCCGCTATCGCCAACAGCAGAACGACCGCACCAGAGTTTTGGAAAATAGAGTGTATTATCAGAAAACTCCGTTGTACCGAGGATACAGACCCCCGTACGATTCGACCGGGGATTATGGGGCACCGTATAAATCCTACAGGAGACGCCAGAGACCCAGATATTATGAGGATTATTGA
- the LOC124304596 gene encoding heterogeneous nuclear ribonucleoprotein 87F-like isoform X2 produces the protein MLRPTYIVLIFAVFACVYGILSVDGSPVGPEVGTGGADFQSVPGFEGDVSPGDNSDLDAEASHWRYSSYYKPRWSGYGGWGWGGRIGYGWGGGGWGGGGWGGRGHGWHSNYWY, from the exons ATGTTGCGACCAACGTATATT GTTTTGATTTTCGCCGTCTTTGCCTGTGTCTACGGGATATTATCGGTCGACGGATCTCCAGTCGGACCGGAAGTTGGCACAGGAGGTGCAGATTTTCAGTCTGTCCCAGGTTTCGAGGGTGATGTATCACCGGGTGACAACAGTGACCTAGACGCTGAAGCCTCGCACTGGAG ATACTCGAGCTACTACAAACCCAGATGGAGCGGTTACGGGGGTTGGGGATGGGGTGGCAGAATTGGATATGGATGGGGCGGTGGTGGTTGGGGCGGCGGTGGTTGGGGCGGTAGAGGACATGGATGGCATTCGAACTACTGGTACTAG
- the LOC124304594 gene encoding uncharacterized protein LOC124304594 isoform X1 codes for MAKILLQVTVFAFLALSVSGQPISPQDVEGLLPQTPRTKNETVAAIIQDPVVKDAVQSVVGDGTLSGLVVKKDTVILPARTPDVVLSYKQQILMAPLSDLENIRKNITEAATLKAEEEKSEDKDVEELGVVQVVPVDDREFPDPPIIRRSVPEPEKQESTDSSQTKTEVHKLEISGIEESAIKLPEGVFPENISLPEIVEDKISAPVVAVVREKILPGSEKSVLTLSLAAPTESGIKKSDTTAWEKKEIPEYGARIPVAVIMPEESENPPVDIEARSQAPKEILAIFTVSGDESSLYQSDSGDMAVAEDIIFRPLFRYRQQQNDRTRVLENRVYYQKTPLYRGYRPPYDSTGDYGAPYKSYRRRQRPRYYEDY; via the exons ATG GCAAAAATCCTCCTGCAGGTGACAGTCTTCGCGTTTTTGGCATTGTCCGTTTCCGGACAGCCGATAAGTCCGCAGGATGTCGAAGGACTCCTGCCGCAGACTCCAAGGACGAAGAATGAGACGGTCGCAGCTATCATCCAGGATCCCGTCGTGAAGGACGCCGTGCAATCGGTCGTCGGTGACGGAACGCTTTCCGGCCTTGTCGTCAAGAAGGACACCGTCATCCTGCCCGCCAGGACACCGGACGTG GTCTTGTCTTACAAACAGCAGATACTTATGGCCCCCCTTTCCGACCTCGAGAACATCCGTAAGAACATCACGGAAGCCGCGACTCTCAAAGCAGAGGAGGAAAAATCCGAGGACAAGGACGTCGAGGAGCTTGGAGTGGTCCAAGTAGTTCCTGTCGATGATCGGGAGTTTCCTGATCCTCCGATAATTCGTCGCAGCGTCCCGGAACCGGAAAAG CAGGAATCGACCGATTCTTCTCAGACAAAGACCGAAGTTCACAAGTTGGAGATTTCGGGCATCGAAGAAAGCGCGATCAAACTTCCCGAGGGAGTTTTCCCGGAGAATATCAGCCTGCCGGAGATAGTCGAGGATAAAATATCGGCCCCAGTTGTAGCGGttgtgagagaaaaaattttacccggTTCTGAAAAATCCGTGCTTACTCTTTCCCTGGCTGCGCCAACGGAATCGGGGATTAAAAAAAGCGACACAACCGCCTgggagaaaaaggaaattcCGGAATACGGAGCAAGGATTCCAGTCGCTGTAATTATGCCCGAGGAATCGGAGAATCCGCCGGTTGACATCGAG gCTAGAAGCCAGGCGCCGAAGGAAATTTTAGCAATTTTCACCGTCTCCGGAGACGAAAGTTCTCTTTATCAGAGCGATTCCGGGGATATGGCCGTGGCCGAGGATATTATCTTCAGGCCTCTTTTCCGCTATCGCCAACAGCAGAACGACCGCACCAGAGTTTTGGAAAATAGAGTGTATTATCAGAAAACTCCGTTGTACCGAGGATACAGACCCCCGTACGATTCGACCGGGGATTATGGGGCACCGTATAAATCCTACAGGAGACGCCAGAGACCCAGATATTATGAGGATTATTGA